From the Silene latifolia isolate original U9 population unplaced genomic scaffold, ASM4854445v1 scaffold_73, whole genome shotgun sequence genome, the window GTGGGCACTCCCTAAGCATCAATTTGTGTGCTGGTTGCTACTCAGGAATGCCCTTCATGTGAATGAGAGACTTTATAGGCATGGCATCTCTTCTGATGATTTATGTTGCATCTGCAATAATGCTCAGGAAACAAATGGTCATCTGTTTCATTCCTGCAGCTATACCAGGGAGGTGGTGCAAGGGGTCTGTGATTGGTTATGTATTCCTCATCCCTGTGGCAATGGCATAATCTGGGTCGGCAGGCGGAATTGGACTCCCCTGAAAAAGAACATCTGCTTGAGTGCTATAATGGCTACGTACTATTTGATATGGCAGCAAAGGAATCAAGTAAGATTAGAAGGACTTTTGCAGCGGCCTTATGTGGTGGTTCAGCTAGTTTAGAGTAGTTTAAGGCCAAAGTTGATAAAGTGTACTGAAATTAGTAATCCTAGTGATAAAGTGTGGATTGCCTGTCTGTAGGTATATCCTTTAATTATTTAGCTTGTAATAGTTTGATTGTGCTTAATGAGAACtaacattctaccaaaaaaaaacatAGGTGTCATGTGCTCCGTCTTAAGCCCGTCCAACCTTTGTCGGTGCTTCTCTAACGACGAACGATCTCCCTTAAACCTAGGAACCCGTGACCAAGCCTCCACAAGTGGTCTCCCCTCGACATAATATCCGGAGCAAGGTCGGAACTAGAGAAAGTACTCTCATATATCCAAGCCTAAAGCAGCGGTAAACAACCGCTAAGACACTGGCCTCGCGTCGCGAAGCCATCCTCAACTGTGGATACAAGTAGGCCAATATCGCGGCCCCTCAAGCATACTTGCCAATATCACCCAAATCTTCAAACAACGGCAACATACAGTCAATAACCCTAACACCAAACTTCTCCATGAACAAAGTCTGTCCTAGCAACATCGTCATGTAAGCCCCGAGAGAGTCATGCTGGTAACATGACAACACAACCTTCCTCAACCTCTTAGCCAACAATCCACCACCCTTATAAAGCGGTGGTACGATATCTCCAACAGGAACTCCGAAAAATACAGCCACCTTCCCCTCCATCCGACTTTCTCCCTCGTAGCACCCTCCTCCTCCCAAGTCATGCCCTCCACTGTAACATCCcgattatccggccaagataattggagcgtcaccatatcggtttcccgaggtagtgtttcaaaacttcaattaaAGAACATTCATTATAAATATAAtgttaatgaattacataaacgtaaacaaataaataaataaaatacaactcgtgacatctatactcttctagccaatactcgtctcgtgatatcattAAGCTCGTCCcttctcccgcgtactatccaaacaacctgaacataatctgctccccatatgaccaaaggatatcatatggatcaacacaggcccaaaagagataggtgacaaacacagacacacaaactTTAGTAACGATAAaagaaagtgtgacacgactcaagtaCGTGAGTAAACAATatgaccatgatatgaatgacacaCAATTATCCAACCGTCACGCCGGTATCAGGACATGCCCAGACGCACCCACAACCACTGGTGCCAGGAACACGTCCATGACACCGAACTCACACAAGGTACTCTGAACACGTCGGTGGTACCGGGCCCAAGAGCGactcggatcccctgccagacgtcgtgtctcacccacacgcgtccctccaagactcaagtcattaatgtgcacattcctattGGGGTGGGAAACCCCAATAGGCGACTCAAGTGGAAGACGGTCTCcgaaccgccttccgtctccatagAACAACTAACCAACCAACACCGCAATAtcctccaatatacatgacaaacacaataaatgcaagatgccatataacatgccaattaccgactcattaaATGAAATTAATGACAAACAACTCATTTAACAAATAGACACTTTatcgaaactgagtaggataaacctaccttttagcaaatctccataagcaatccgaataaaataat encodes:
- the LOC141640193 gene encoding uncharacterized protein LOC141640193, producing the protein MGKLVWWLYSKPDSLWVKWVHQFYVKHGTWDSHLPKSYMSGNWRTICKVKETLKTGYRNGTWLADTKGYTVTSGYNWLRHKEQKVGWAKLVWTKWALPKHQFVCWLLLRNALHVNERLYRHGISSDDLCCICNNAQETNGHLFHSCSYTREVVQGVCDWLCIPHPCGNGIIWVGRRNWTPLKKNICLSAIMATYYLIWQQRNQVRLEGLLQRPYVVVQLV